The following proteins come from a genomic window of Gimesia chilikensis:
- a CDS encoding PD-(D/E)XK nuclease family protein, which produces MKACFHQATPMQPEVQILTGTAGSGKTDHLLDEYRRALQAGLERQRPGATLWLSPTIRSRRQVLDRLPGPQLPICFAPNVYTFEAFAETILKSLDEPVQTLPEISKRYLLRSIVDDLIAAGQIHYFSSIAGSSGFLDLISSFISELKREEIWPEEFSTACDRIGSDSEQKDRELAQIYNRYQVALHEMRRYDSEGRFWSARTALQDGMWGPFGEFDLIVLDGFADFTHTQYEILEVLATRTAKLCISLPLEQESRRGDLFAKSVTARRILEERLPGRISVVSFDQPEAGNARNQISQQLFANPREIVPFQETGQLKVLAVAGQRNELEVLAGEIKGLLRQGVLPEEITLAFRSTLEYGDLIDETLKAAGIPYFVGQEQAFSRFPIVRTIFAFLQLEIENWSFDSLMSVLDSSYFAPQWPEYQGGAAVRALSRVLRQLKIDSGKVDLIHALENESRKAVELSARFPDRPERKAAARELNTALKLAQRLHRETQRLEGRELFVTWIEILISIANEFGLPATWADVDPELDPLAKRDKQVWERFQQLLFHAVAEVERIEQFHQKEAQPLDLSGFRSLLLDLLEQQTISLQPEETGRVKVLDASQLRNLNIPYLLVGGLSEASFPRGHREDCLYGEKDRGELNQQGLSLKLHANQQQEEMLLFYEVMTRFTRKLILSYPAISATGQPLFPSPYLTTLIDLFDPLTLQVQQAGELNPLPRPEQTLSRRDLRVLAIDQLKHNRPGVFLNAVQDPELQATIRNILAATEMAVARFEQPGFTEFEGILTSPASRRAIHARFPTEYEFSTTQLELYLACPYQFFAQSVLGIEVPEPPELRTNYLERGIHVHSILTRLIEQLQEQGGRDQLYSAEQVEQLFHELLEQRISENFVGTRLQQVLTRIEKQILEDWGSFFAEQSESYARLFVELWDRVPAVVGREVPFGEVPGEPDPNQRRYQYLTLGEGARETRIRGQIDRIDVGSIKGQKYFNIIDYKTGRSVPSAKEIRSGKKLQLALYLIAARRLEMIDADAEPFHLGYWKIQETGFVMPLHSYRRKQIDPLSGEDLELLETTLDGLVPHLADLIRQGIFPVQVDPGVAHLDPAFQSVCRISQVESYRESLGKEIDLLHVPGPDDESDSTEEA; this is translated from the coding sequence ATGAAAGCTTGTTTCCACCAGGCAACTCCGATGCAACCCGAAGTACAAATCCTGACAGGAACCGCTGGTTCCGGCAAAACAGACCATCTGCTGGATGAGTACCGGCGTGCACTGCAGGCAGGGCTGGAACGTCAGCGTCCCGGAGCCACGCTCTGGCTTTCCCCCACAATACGTTCCCGTCGGCAGGTGCTTGACCGTCTGCCGGGACCACAACTCCCCATCTGTTTTGCTCCGAATGTTTATACGTTTGAGGCTTTTGCCGAGACCATACTGAAGTCGCTGGACGAACCGGTACAGACGCTGCCCGAGATCTCCAAAAGGTATCTGTTGCGGAGCATCGTGGATGACCTGATCGCCGCTGGACAGATTCATTATTTCAGTTCGATCGCTGGTTCATCCGGATTTCTGGATCTGATTTCGAGTTTTATTTCAGAACTGAAACGGGAGGAAATCTGGCCGGAGGAATTCTCGACAGCCTGTGACCGTATCGGATCCGATTCCGAGCAGAAAGACCGGGAACTTGCCCAGATTTACAACCGATACCAGGTCGCATTACACGAAATGCGGCGATACGATTCGGAAGGGCGTTTCTGGTCCGCACGCACCGCCTTACAGGACGGAATGTGGGGCCCGTTTGGCGAATTCGATCTGATTGTCCTGGACGGCTTTGCCGATTTCACGCACACGCAGTATGAAATTCTGGAAGTGCTGGCGACACGCACAGCAAAGCTCTGTATTTCACTTCCGCTGGAACAGGAATCGCGGCGAGGCGACCTGTTCGCCAAATCGGTGACCGCCCGTCGGATTCTGGAAGAACGTTTGCCAGGCCGGATCAGTGTCGTCTCTTTTGACCAGCCCGAAGCAGGAAACGCCCGGAATCAGATCAGTCAGCAACTGTTTGCGAATCCGCGAGAGATCGTTCCTTTTCAGGAAACGGGGCAACTTAAAGTGCTCGCGGTCGCCGGTCAGCGAAATGAACTCGAGGTGCTGGCCGGGGAAATCAAAGGGCTGTTGAGGCAGGGAGTGTTACCAGAAGAGATCACGCTCGCATTCCGCTCCACACTGGAATATGGTGACCTGATCGACGAAACCCTGAAAGCGGCAGGGATTCCCTATTTTGTAGGACAGGAGCAGGCGTTCTCCCGTTTTCCCATCGTGCGGACCATCTTTGCCTTCCTGCAACTCGAAATTGAAAACTGGTCGTTTGACAGCCTGATGTCAGTCCTGGATTCGAGTTACTTTGCTCCTCAATGGCCCGAGTATCAGGGGGGAGCCGCAGTTCGTGCGTTGTCCCGCGTGCTGAGGCAGCTCAAAATTGACTCCGGTAAAGTGGATTTAATCCATGCTCTGGAAAATGAAAGTCGCAAAGCGGTGGAGCTCAGTGCCCGTTTTCCCGACCGTCCCGAGCGTAAAGCTGCCGCCCGCGAATTGAATACGGCTTTGAAGCTGGCGCAACGACTTCACCGGGAAACCCAGCGGCTGGAAGGTCGGGAACTGTTTGTCACCTGGATCGAAATCCTGATTTCCATCGCCAATGAATTTGGTCTGCCAGCAACCTGGGCCGACGTGGATCCGGAACTTGATCCACTGGCAAAACGTGACAAGCAGGTCTGGGAACGATTTCAGCAGTTACTGTTTCATGCGGTTGCTGAGGTCGAACGGATTGAACAGTTTCATCAGAAAGAAGCTCAGCCCCTGGACCTGTCCGGATTTCGCAGCCTGCTGCTGGACCTGCTCGAACAACAGACGATCTCTCTACAGCCGGAGGAAACGGGCCGGGTTAAAGTACTCGATGCATCGCAGCTGAGAAACTTAAACATCCCCTATCTACTGGTAGGCGGCTTGAGTGAAGCCAGTTTCCCGCGGGGACATCGCGAAGACTGCCTGTACGGTGAAAAAGACCGAGGTGAATTGAACCAGCAGGGGCTTTCACTCAAGCTGCATGCGAACCAGCAGCAGGAAGAAATGCTGCTCTTCTACGAGGTAATGACGCGGTTCACCCGGAAGCTGATTCTCAGTTATCCGGCAATCAGCGCCACGGGGCAGCCGCTGTTTCCCAGTCCCTATCTGACCACTCTGATTGATCTGTTTGATCCTCTAACTCTGCAGGTACAACAGGCGGGGGAGCTCAACCCGCTACCACGTCCCGAGCAGACTCTCTCCCGTCGCGACTTGAGAGTACTGGCCATTGATCAGCTGAAACATAACCGGCCGGGGGTCTTTCTGAATGCAGTCCAGGATCCGGAATTACAGGCAACGATCAGGAATATTCTCGCGGCCACCGAAATGGCGGTAGCACGCTTTGAACAACCGGGCTTTACGGAATTTGAAGGCATACTGACATCCCCCGCCAGTCGACGGGCCATTCATGCACGTTTCCCCACGGAATATGAATTCAGCACCACCCAGCTTGAACTGTATCTGGCCTGTCCTTACCAGTTCTTTGCCCAGAGTGTGCTGGGCATTGAAGTCCCCGAGCCGCCCGAGCTGCGGACCAACTACCTGGAACGCGGGATCCATGTGCACAGCATTCTGACCAGGCTGATTGAGCAGCTGCAGGAGCAGGGGGGGCGCGACCAGTTGTACTCGGCCGAGCAGGTCGAGCAACTATTCCATGAACTGCTGGAGCAGCGGATCTCCGAGAATTTTGTGGGAACTCGACTGCAGCAGGTGTTAACCAGAATTGAGAAACAGATCCTGGAAGACTGGGGCAGCTTTTTTGCCGAGCAGTCTGAGTCCTATGCCCGACTGTTTGTAGAACTCTGGGATCGTGTTCCGGCCGTGGTCGGCAGGGAGGTTCCCTTTGGTGAGGTACCTGGAGAACCCGATCCAAATCAACGGCGGTACCAATACCTGACACTCGGCGAAGGCGCGAGAGAAACCCGCATACGTGGTCAGATCGACCGGATCGATGTGGGCAGTATCAAGGGACAGAAATACTTCAACATCATCGATTACAAAACGGGGCGGTCGGTACCCTCAGCGAAGGAGATTCGCTCCGGAAAAAAACTGCAGCTGGCCTTGTATCTCATCGCGGCCCGGCGGCTGGAAATGATCGACGCAGATGCCGAACCGTTTCACCTGGGATACTGGAAGATCCAGGAGACCGGATTCGTGATGCCCCTGCATTCCTACCGTCGAAAGCAGATCGACCCTCTGTCTGGAGAAGACCTGGAACTTCTGGAAACCACCTTGGATGGACTGGTTCCACACCTGGCAGACCTGATTCGGCAGGGGATCTTTCCTGTGCAGGTTGATCCCGGGGTGGCGCACCTGGATCCGGCGTTTCAGTCAGTTTGTCGGATATCGCAGGTGGAAAGCTATCGTGAGAGTCTCGGTAAGGAGATTGACCTGCTTCACGTCCCGGGCCCCGATGACGAGTCCGATTCAACAGAGGAAGCCTGA
- a CDS encoding S41 family peptidase yields MPKFRLISLCLLLALMVSSPFQSLSYADEKEKEKDEDYYQMMKLFADTYEQIERNYVKDIDRRVLLEAAIRGMVQELDQYSSYISPDDLSRFNQVVEQEFGGIGIQVHIDDQNNRLTVMTPLPGTPAYKAGIRAGDIIDSIEGKSTKGFTLSQAIKILKGREGEKVKMSVIHKGTDKVIPVTVEREIIHVATVLGDTYKDDDAWDYMYDKKAKIGYIRLTHFSRHSAEELRSAIEDLRKQGMKGLILDLRFNPGGLLSQATEISDMFIESGKIVSTEGRNSRNRKWEATSKGTFKDFPMAILVNRYSASASEIVSACLQDHKRAVIIGERTWGKGSVQNVIELEEGDSALKLTTASYHRPSGKNIHRFPGAKDTDVWGVTPDEGYRLRLTDDELEALGEYRRKRDILDHTAKLDTEFKDKQLDLAMDYIKEQLSGKNKPADKDADKKAEKKPEAKEEKPAKKAAAAPGPAGNTLVIRTT; encoded by the coding sequence ATGCCAAAATTCCGCTTGATCAGTTTGTGCCTCTTACTTGCTCTGATGGTCTCGTCCCCTTTCCAGTCCCTCTCTTACGCAGATGAAAAAGAGAAGGAAAAGGACGAAGATTACTACCAGATGATGAAGCTGTTTGCAGACACTTACGAGCAGATTGAACGTAATTATGTGAAAGACATTGACCGCAGGGTGCTCCTCGAAGCGGCCATTCGAGGTATGGTTCAGGAACTGGATCAGTACTCCAGCTACATCAGCCCCGATGATCTCTCCCGCTTCAATCAGGTAGTCGAGCAGGAGTTCGGCGGGATCGGCATCCAGGTGCACATAGACGACCAGAACAACCGACTGACCGTGATGACTCCGCTGCCTGGCACCCCCGCTTACAAAGCCGGGATTCGGGCCGGCGACATCATCGATTCGATTGAAGGCAAGTCCACCAAGGGTTTCACACTTTCCCAGGCGATCAAAATTCTCAAAGGTCGCGAAGGGGAAAAGGTGAAGATGTCCGTAATTCATAAAGGCACCGACAAAGTAATTCCCGTGACAGTAGAACGGGAAATCATTCATGTCGCCACTGTCCTGGGGGATACCTACAAAGACGATGATGCCTGGGATTATATGTATGACAAGAAAGCCAAAATTGGTTACATCAGACTGACTCACTTCAGCCGTCATAGTGCAGAAGAACTGCGGTCTGCCATCGAAGATCTGCGCAAGCAGGGCATGAAAGGACTGATCCTCGACCTGCGTTTCAATCCGGGCGGTCTGCTTTCGCAGGCGACTGAAATCTCGGACATGTTCATCGAGTCCGGTAAAATTGTCAGCACGGAAGGCCGCAACAGCCGGAACCGAAAATGGGAAGCCACCTCTAAGGGAACTTTCAAAGACTTTCCAATGGCGATTCTGGTGAATCGCTATTCTGCCTCCGCCAGTGAAATCGTATCGGCCTGTCTGCAGGACCACAAACGTGCTGTGATCATTGGTGAGCGTACCTGGGGTAAAGGTAGCGTTCAGAACGTCATCGAACTTGAAGAAGGCGACAGTGCTCTGAAATTGACTACCGCCAGCTACCATCGTCCCAGTGGGAAAAACATTCACCGTTTCCCTGGAGCCAAAGATACCGATGTCTGGGGAGTGACTCCGGACGAAGGTTATCGCCTGCGACTGACCGATGATGAGCTCGAAGCGCTGGGCGAATACCGCCGCAAACGGGATATTCTGGATCACACTGCTAAACTGGATACCGAATTCAAAGACAAGCAGCTGGACCTGGCGATGGACTACATCAAGGAACAGCTGAGCGGTAAAAATAAACCAGCTGACAAGGATGCCGACAAAAAAGCTGAAAAGAAACCAGAAGCCAAAGAAGAGAAGCCGGCCAAAAAAGCAGCTGCCGCTCCCGGGCCCGCAGGAAATACACTGGTCATCCGGACCACCTGA